One part of the Acidobacteriota bacterium genome encodes these proteins:
- a CDS encoding leucyl aminopeptidase → MKTTLVTSSAAQLETECLAVIALDHGEKDKNAPQLSPADAALDAAAAELIASGEVKGKMFEAVMLHRPAGLKAKRLLVIGGGKVKDFSSYELRKMAGTAVRFLKPKGIKSFAFVAPELQMTPQSGMADSVRSVVEGALVGDFDPDTYKSDRKDLAMQEMSVVAPASSSGDQRALQAAIDQARIIGESQNFTRELVNEPGNRMTPTMLADRAKKMCEAVKSPHLKCEVLDGAKIRELKMGAFWSVSQGSDEPPALIVMTYTPPGAPEKPVLGLVGKGITFDSGGISIKPSDGMEKMKYDMAGGAAMIGAMRAIALLQPKVKVIGIVCASENMPSGHAQKPGDVQIAMSGKSIEIINTDAEGRLVLADGLFYARQLGCTHLIDAATLTGACVVALGMINAGVFANDDAMYERFRHALERAGEKMWRLPLDPEYQEMIKSGIADIVNSGGRWGGAVTAAMFLKEFVDETPWIHLDIAGVAWMEQDKSWIAKGPTGIAVRSLVEFVRDVAANGAP, encoded by the coding sequence ATGAAGACGACCCTTGTTACCAGCAGCGCAGCTCAACTCGAGACCGAATGCCTTGCCGTGATCGCGCTCGACCACGGCGAAAAAGACAAGAACGCTCCCCAGCTCTCCCCTGCCGACGCGGCGCTCGATGCCGCCGCGGCCGAACTCATCGCGTCCGGCGAGGTGAAGGGCAAGATGTTCGAGGCCGTGATGCTGCACCGTCCCGCCGGCCTCAAGGCCAAGCGTCTGCTGGTGATCGGCGGCGGCAAGGTGAAGGATTTTTCGTCCTACGAGCTGCGCAAGATGGCGGGGACGGCTGTCCGCTTCCTCAAGCCGAAGGGCATCAAGAGCTTCGCCTTCGTTGCGCCAGAATTGCAGATGACGCCGCAGTCGGGCATGGCGGATTCCGTCCGCTCGGTGGTGGAAGGCGCGCTCGTCGGCGACTTTGATCCTGACACCTATAAGTCCGACCGTAAAGACCTGGCCATGCAGGAGATGAGCGTCGTGGCGCCGGCGTCATCCAGCGGCGATCAGAGGGCCCTGCAGGCGGCCATCGACCAGGCACGCATCATCGGCGAATCGCAGAACTTCACGCGTGAACTGGTCAACGAGCCCGGCAACCGCATGACTCCGACGATGCTTGCCGACCGCGCGAAGAAGATGTGCGAGGCGGTGAAGTCGCCGCACTTGAAGTGCGAGGTGCTCGACGGAGCGAAGATCCGCGAATTGAAGATGGGAGCGTTCTGGTCGGTCTCGCAAGGCTCGGACGAGCCACCCGCGCTCATCGTGATGACCTACACGCCGCCCGGAGCGCCGGAGAAGCCGGTGCTGGGCCTCGTCGGAAAAGGGATCACTTTCGATTCTGGCGGCATCTCCATCAAGCCATCGGACGGCATGGAGAAGATGAAGTACGACATGGCCGGGGGCGCGGCGATGATCGGTGCGATGCGCGCCATCGCGCTGCTGCAACCGAAGGTGAAGGTCATTGGCATCGTGTGCGCGTCGGAGAACATGCCCAGCGGGCACGCGCAAAAGCCGGGCGACGTGCAAATCGCGATGAGCGGCAAGTCCATCGAGATCATCAATACCGACGCCGAAGGCCGCCTCGTGCTGGCCGACGGATTGTTCTACGCGCGCCAGCTCGGCTGCACGCACCTGATCGACGCGGCCACGCTCACCGGTGCGTGCGTGGTGGCGCTCGGCATGATCAACGCCGGCGTCTTCGCCAATGACGACGCCATGTACGAGCGCTTCCGCCACGCGCTCGAGCGTGCGGGCGAGAAGATGTGGCGGCTGCCACTCGATCCCGAATACCAGGAAATGATCAAGAGCGGCATCGCCGACATCGTGAACTCCGGCGGACGCTGGGGCGGCGCCGTCACCGCCGCCATGTTCCTCAAGGAATTCGTGGATGAGACGCCGTGGATCCACCTCGACATCGCGGGCGTCGCGTGGATGGAGCAGGACAAGAGCTGGATCGCCAAGGGACCAACCGGCATCGCGGTGCGCTCGCTGGTGGAGTTCGTGAGGGACGTCGCGGCGAATGGCGCGCCGTAG